The Humulus lupulus chromosome 4, drHumLupu1.1, whole genome shotgun sequence genome has a window encoding:
- the LOC133831901 gene encoding uncharacterized protein LOC133831901 produces MSNKTSNETSTSTSSANQLTETNALLEAFINIVLQQSGNPGDHDADKNEDVIRSGGSDKSLKQQRSGPGENEVTTSSGRDDKTTGSSWVRLRKKLRLTKKKDKPGEMESPGEVSKQKEMGPLSEGFINPKDEIKKLESNLKQMKTDLNGLGRYQEDFKEKIQAQKERIEDIFKNIKEMKEQYSQVDRRIDHLFGKKLWEINRVMMKLKYLIPSPSSTDYHDYESQNTEATRVQVAIDEFLSLHSSESFTESSLYNEIKNVYDHELEEKEKKCLLCFAVFSENEELKKRVLTYWWEGEEYLTTNEKYFTIEDAAGKILDKFVKKHLVEPVYKKRRPTAKGYKMQPLIRSVIINLAAKESFFAYDARRNLKARSPKCRKICLVKNWMDHNKAKELASSSKLQPQQSSKSEDQKDENIGSYSNVQRQLAPKSTSSNSQQQLAPKSKDQKDETKYPKDWETQLETIFNVDEPFPDHQLNGLARGRDKESTTDDGVDLKGKEWLSKMKALKVLYVGTWRASGNHHIQVDSIEFLKALSSMHCLRLLSLQGISRINELTDSIKTLTNLTVLDLKGCQNLEMLPREIKYLRNLTHLDVSDCYMIEHMPRELRQLTNLQVLKGFVVGKDKHLSGKFCAFDDLARMKNLTKLSIFISREDFPSGKDFQTFESLDGLKKLSLSWGAGSETNGTSSSTTSPSGEKKRTKCFDIWGRSTPSGENKSIEEKLSKNLEKLDLQCYPHESTPSWLVPGKLANLKKLYIRGGNLGGDLGYSSFKNGYESTMIAWKFVETLRLKFLAGLKLDWEEMEEFFPRLSYLEKIDCPLVTMCPCDADGVWVKPLELPSSHNQSDHEQEIQEQEGN; encoded by the coding sequence ATGTCTAACAAGACATCCAATGAAACTTCTACTTCTACAAGCTCTGCCAACCAACTAACAGAAACTAATGCTTTACTTGAGGCCTTCATTAATATCGTTTTGCAACAGAGCGGCAACCCCGGTGATCACGACGCTGATAAAAACGAAGATGTAATAAGGAGCGGTGGCAGCGACAAATCTCTTAAGCAACAGAGAAGCGGCCCCGGTGAGAACGAAGTAACAACGAGCAGCGGCAGAGATGACAAAACCACCGGGTCTTCGTGGGTCCGTTTACGAAAGAAGCTGAGGCTTACCAAGAAGAAGGACAAGCCAGGAGAGATGGAGTCACCTGGCGAAGTAAGCAAGCAGAAAGAAATGGGGCCACTTAGCGAAGGTTTCATCAATCCAAAAGATGAGATTAAAAAGTTGGAGAGCAATCTTAAACAGATGAAAACTGACTTGAATGGACTCGGACGATACCAAGAAGATTTTAAGGaaaagattcaagctcaaaaagaGCGCATCGAGGATATCTTTAAAAATATCAAAGAGATGAAAGAACAGTATTCCCAAGTGGACAGACGTATTGATCATTTATTTGGCAAAAAGCTCTGGGAGATCAACAGGGTGATGATGAAGTTGAAGTACCTAATTCCGTCGCCCTCATCTACTGACTACCATGATTATGAATCCCAAAATACCGAGGCAACTCGTGTTCAAGTTGCTATCGATGAATTTCTCAGCTTACATTCCAGCGAGAGCTTTACAGAGAGCTCTTTAtacaatgaaataaaaaatgTCTATGATCATGAattagaagaaaaagagaagaagtgtTTGTTGTGTTTTGCAGTGTTTTCTGAGAACGAAGAGTTGAAGAAGAGAGTGCTGACGTATTGGTGGGAAGGAGAGGAATATTTGACCACTAACGAAAAATACTTCACGATTGAAGATGCTGCTGGAAAAATTCTTGACAAATTCGTGAAGAAACACTTGGTTGAACCGGTGTATAAGAAGCGAAGGCCGACCGCTAAAGGCTACAAGATGCAGCCCTTAATTCGGTCTGTCATTATTAACCTCGCCGCCAAGGAAAGCTTCTTTGCGTACGATGCTCGTAGGAACCTCAAGGCAAGATCCCCTAAGTGCCGCAAGATATGCTTGGTGAAAAATTGGATGGATCACAATAAGGCGAAGGAACTTGCTTCCTCTTCGAAATTGCAACCACAACAGTCGTCAAAGTCAGAAGATCAGAAAGATGAGAACATTGGTTCCTATTCCAATGTGCAACGACAACTGGCGCCAAAATCAACCTCTTCGAATTCGCAACAACAACTGGCGCCAAAGTCAAAAGATCAGAAGGATGAGACAAAATATCCGAAAGATTGGGAAACTCAACTGGAGACAATATTCAACGTGGACGAGCCATTTCCTGATCATCAATTGAATGGGTTAGCTAGAGGCAGAGATAAAGAAAGTACTACTGACGATGGAGTAGACCTCAAAGGAAAAGAATGGTTATCGAAAATGAAAGCTCTAAAAGTTCTTTACGTGGGCACTTGGCGAGCCTCGGGTAACCATCATATCCAAGTAGATAGTATTGAATTCTTAAAAGCTTTGAGTAGCATGCATTGTTTAAGGCTTCTTAGTCTTCAGGGCATCTCCAGAATCAATGAGCTAACAGATTCGATAAAAACGCTTACTAATCTGACAGTCTTAGATCTTAAAGGTTGTCAAAATCTGGAAATGCTTCCGAGAGAGATAAAATATCTAAGGAATTTAACTCACTTAGATGTATCCGACTGTTACATGATAGAGCACATGCCTAGAGAGTTGCGTCAGTTGACCAATCTTCAAGTTTTGAAGGGGTTCGTAGTTGGGAAGGATAAGCATTTAAGTGGAAAGTTTTGTGCTTTTGATGATTTGGCTCGCATGAAGAATCTGACGAAATTGAGTATTTTTATAAGTAGGGAAGATTTCCCCTCTGGAAAGGATTTTCAGACTTTTGAAAGTCTTGACGGGCTTAAGAAGTTGAGTTTGTCATGGGGAGCGGGTAGTGAAACTAATGGTACAAGTTCTAGTACTACTTCTCCTTCAGGAGAAAAAAAAAGGACTAAATGTTTTGATATATGGGGTCGTTCTACTCCTTCAGGGGAAAATAAGTCAATAGAAGAAAAACTTTCTAAAAATCTTGAGAAGCTTGATTTACAATGTTACCCTCATGAGAGTACTCCCAGTTGGTTGGTGCCTGGGAAATTGGCTAACCTGAAGAAGCTCTACATTAGAGGAGGAAATCTCGGAGGTGATCTTGGGTACTCGTCGTTCAAGAATGGGTATGAGAGCACGATGATCGCGTGGAAGTTCGTTGAAACGCTGCGTTTGAAGTTCTTGGCAGGACTGAAGTTGGATTGGGAAGAAATGGAAGAGTTCTTTCCTAGGTTGAGTTACTTGGAGAAAATTGATTGCCCTTTGGTCACTATGTGCCCTTGTGATGCCGATGGAGTTTGGGTGAAGCCGCTCGAGCTTCCTTCTAGTCATAACCAGTCTGATCATGAGCAAGAGATCCAGGAACAAGAAGGTAATTAG